The stretch of DNA TCGCTGGGAAGGGTCACCGGACAGACTTCCGTACAGTCACCGCAGCTGGTGCACTTGGCTGGATCGATGTACCGGGGTTGTTGGGTGATGAAGGCTTTGAAGTTTCCTTCAGATCCTTCAATTTTATCAATTTCAGCGCATGTAATCAGATTGATGTTGAGATGCCGGCCGACCTCGACCAGTTTTGGTGAAATGATTCACATGGCGCAGTCATTGGTGGGAAATGTTTTATCCAGTTCACTCATCACGCCACCGATGGCAGAGGATTTTTCAATCAAATGAACCAGATACCCTGAATCTGCCAGATCCAAGGATGCCTGCATGCCAGCGATGCCACCGCCGACAACGAGTACGGATCCGAGGGCCTTTTCAGTCATGCCGAACTCCTTCAAATTGTGGGTTTGAGGCGATTGAACACATCAAAATAACGTGTTGCGTTTTGCGGCCGACACCTTCATGGCTTTGCCAAGCCGCAAGAGACACTTATATCGACTATTTTTAAAATTTGTCAACCCTAATTATCGGTGATTGAACCAAAGAATTTCCCGGCAATCAGTTATGGGGGTATCAATGTATAACCATTTGAAATTATGTGATTATAAGAATTTAAACATCTCGAATGATTCTGAACTCAAATTTTTTGAGCCCCCTGCC from Deltaproteobacteria bacterium encodes:
- a CDS encoding FAD-dependent oxidoreductase, giving the protein MTEKALGSVLVVGGGIAGMQASLDLADSGYLVHLIEKSSAIGGVMSELDKTFPTNDCAM